In the Salinisphaera sp. T31B1 genome, one interval contains:
- a CDS encoding PEP-CTERM sorting domain-containing protein: MKIIRQTAVAGTLLAIAGAASAATITYDATPDANGVPMSSVAGATTVDFNSGCGYASCSGNYAIVSGSASGLYAAPFVPASGSADSTPYLTVPQNLSQSPVSATFSLGTTADYFGLYWGSIDDYNSIAFLLNGTEVASFLGTDIMPPADGNQTAANTNMYVNFFSLPTFDSITLTSTQYAFESDNHAFALLGGSQDVPEPGSLALFGIGAAGLLWGLRKRRVNGGTPLMG, encoded by the coding sequence ATGAAAATCATTCGACAGACCGCCGTAGCCGGCACCCTGCTGGCAATCGCCGGCGCCGCCAGCGCAGCCACCATCACCTACGACGCCACCCCCGACGCCAACGGCGTGCCGATGTCCAGCGTCGCCGGTGCCACCACCGTGGACTTCAATAGCGGCTGCGGATATGCCAGCTGCTCCGGCAACTACGCGATCGTCAGCGGCAGCGCCTCTGGCCTGTATGCCGCGCCGTTCGTTCCCGCCAGCGGTAGCGCCGACTCGACGCCCTACCTGACGGTGCCGCAGAACCTGAGCCAGTCGCCGGTCTCTGCGACCTTCTCGCTGGGCACGACCGCGGATTACTTCGGCTTGTACTGGGGTTCGATCGACGACTACAACTCGATCGCGTTCCTGCTCAACGGTACGGAAGTCGCATCGTTCCTGGGCACCGACATCATGCCCCCGGCCGACGGCAACCAGACCGCTGCAAACACCAACATGTATGTCAACTTCTTCTCGCTGCCCACCTTCGACAGCATCACGCTGACGAGCACGCAGTATGCGTTCGAAAGCGACAACCATGCGTTCGCTCTGCTGGGCGGCAGCCAGGACGTACCCGAGCCGGGCAGCCTGGCGCTGTTCGGTATCGGCGCTGCCGGCCTGCTCTGGGGCCTGCGCAAGCGTCGCGTGAACGGCGGCACGCCCCTGATGGGCTAA